One window from the genome of Nicotiana sylvestris chromosome 9, ASM39365v2, whole genome shotgun sequence encodes:
- the LOC138876922 gene encoding putative indole-3-acetic acid-amido synthetase GH3.9 produces the protein MFLYFVKAEMSTPCGIPARTVLTSYYESKHFKCRSKDPYNDFTSPDQAILCYDSNQSMYCQLLAGLVYRHQVLRIGAVFASALLRAISFLQRNWQNMCHDIRTGQLNAMITDVSCRSALSNILSTLNLDSDIVADEIEEICGRSSWKGIICQLWPKAKYIEAVVTGSMSQYIPALEYYSEGKLPLICTMYASSECYFGVNLKPMCRAYNCFFSRGSIGNNLFALPG, from the coding sequence ATGTTCCTCTACTTTGTCAAGGCAGAAATGTCTACACCTTGTGGCATACCAGCAAGGACAGTACTAACAAGTTACTACGAAAGCAAGCACTTTAAATGTCGATCAAAGGATCCTTATAACGATTTCACAAGCCCAGACCAAGCTATACTTTGTTATGACAGTAACCAAAGCATGTATTGCCAGTTACTAGCAGGACTTGTCTATCGCCACCAAGTCCTTCGAATCGGGGCCGTTTTCGCCTCCGCCCTCCTCCGTGCCATCTCTTTCCTCCAACGTAATTGGCAAAATATGTGTCATGACATTCGAACGGGCCAATTAAACGCCATGATCACTGATGTTTCTTGTCGATCTGCTCTGTCCAATATTCTTTCGACTTTAAACCTAGATTCTGATATCGTTGCAGATGAGATTGAGGAAATTTGTGGGCGTTCCTCGTGGAAGGGGATAATTTGCCAACTTTGGCCTAAGGCGAAATATATTGAGGCAGTGGTCACAGGGTCCATGTCACAATATATACCAGCTTTAGAGTACTATAGTGAAGGAAAATTGCCTTTAATTTGTACAATGTATGCCTCGTCTGAATGTTACTTTGGTGTCAATTTGAAacccatgtgtagggcgtataactgcttcttcag